The Cryptococcus gattii WM276 chromosome B, complete sequence genome has a segment encoding these proteins:
- a CDS encoding Chaperone, putative (Similar to TIGR gene model, INSD accession AAW41258.1) produces the protein MDFSQFNGAEQAHMSKVIEKKQMQDFMRLYSGLVERCFNACAQDFTSKALTTNETTCVQNCTDKFLKHSERVGARFAEHNAGMSISVPRLTW, from the exons ATGGACTTTTCACAATTCAACGGCGCAGAGCAGGCGCACATGTCCAAGGTTATCGAGAAGAAGCAG ATGCAAGACTTTATGCGACTCTACTCGGGTCTTGTCGAGAGATGTTTCAATGCCTGTGCGCAGGACTTTACCAGTAAAGCCCTTACCACGAACGAG ACCACCTGCGTGCAGAACTGTACAGACAAGTTTTTGAAGCATTCCGAAAGGGTGGGAGCGAGGTTTGCAGAGCATAACGCTGGTATGTCCATCTCCGTGCCCCGTCTCACCTGGTAA
- a CDS encoding Hypothetical Protein (Similar to TIGR gene model, INSD accession AAW40666.1): protein MFKLPSLPQAIGLPFLSATEDAQLKFKTAPNGVKRLSGAEVIPRTDVAYWAQWYTLFPSPQDVYSLLGAHDIRHALHANPANVATLVHHLAHHLFTLVPSPLFPHPPTATAQDLTKEALNCLRVLGRVLSVVYEAEGEMRDGDAESFAAQYLWNRQRAPPVSPPPPADSDHFTLEDSDTDDGDEPGLDTGARAFRATIGHPPSPPAPPHPLSDPLTQRHGGGDHRDSGEDEYLPSLAERLFSCTVDLLFCAGFTLPHIVSEDQNDKINVSLPGFLLILLSSPLYTAPTALPTTPNPPLFTLTHTLERRLVLSLLCSFLNTSLTRDPADSSGPGASAGGLAGIVGGLGKLGSLGGLGLRAGEERRTLVRLCMSVLLVALDYKTDGPTEGAVMGEGKDENAFRYFLSKLHRKEDFTFILDGILAILAEYHASLTNGYLPGGVGVGVGKKDVGCLLETYILLWRLVDLNKRFKAHLLEQSGKTVDLVVYILVTCLELKDDPAQNGLLRLLSYLLQTLSANEPFSKSLNQTIRTPIPARWGVTGSAVDFMIVSIYSIATTPGLNPLFPALTISIANISPYITHIGVQASARLLGLFKAFSAPNFLLGDEGHPRLVYYLLETFNSVLYHQLNANPNLVYAILRSHNDFQTLATFTLMSGLRDIKRRKFLRAAGITNPSHTNLITRPGNGNGGNGNGNGITSDAEMIAEKAALLGVDPEEEDSVHLADVQGQGQGHASTPGEGEVPSLSTYPPAVTTPTPTTATADYSSNPPPPSRSMSEKARGKMRATESTTSLTTINTNQEGGGGGGGEEEDDEEEELLKIAAAGVGPNGYVPTQEWVSSWQKGLPLDPVLVAISELLPKIQETQPLVGAPSEKVFNILKDVELGDVLPPAPPVMPRRFQWSPASSIWLTSLLWGDIYVAGLTSIGAWKDTQVRLFGIKQAPVRGRGAQVNRVLKMMGVV, encoded by the exons ATGTTCAAGCTGCCGTCACTGCCGCAGGCGATCGGGCTGCCGTTCCTGTCCGCGACGGAGGATGCCCAGCTCAAGTTCAAGACGGCGCCGAACGGGGTGAAGCGTCTCTCCGGGGCGGAGGTGATCCCCCGGACGGACGTCGCGTACTGGGCGCAGTGGTACACGCTGTTCCCCTCGCCGCAGGACGTCTACTCCCTCCTCGGCGCACACGACATCCGCCACGCACTGCACGCCAACCCCGCCAACGTCGCCACGCTCGTGCACCACCTCGCACACCACCTCTTCACGCTCGTCCCCTCCCCCCTCTTCCCGCACCCGCCTACTGCTACCGCCCAGGACCTCACGAAGGAAGCGCTCAACTGCCTCCGGGTGCTCGGCAGGGTGCTGAGTGTCGTGTACGAGGCAGAGGGCGAGATGCGCGACGGCGACGCAGAGAGCTTTGCAGCACAGTATCTGTGGAACAGGCAAAGGGCGCCGCCAGTCTCCCCCCCGCCCCCGGCGGACTCGGACCACTTTACGCTTGAAGACTCGGACACGGACGACGGCGACGAACCGGGGCTGGACACGGGCGCGCGCGCATTCAGGGCGACCATCGGCCAtcccccctccccccccgCCCCGCCCCACCCGCTCAGCGACCCGCTCACCCAGCGGCATGGAGGCGGGGACCACCGGGACAGCGGCGAGGACGAGTACCTCCCGTCGCTCGCCGAACGTCTCTTCAGCTGCACCGTCGACCTCCTCTTCTGCGCCGGCTTCACCCTGCCCCACATCGTCAGCGAAGACCAGAATGATAAAATCAACGTAT CACTACCAGgcttcctcctcatcctcctctcgTCCCCGCTATACACCGCCCCCACCGCTCTCCCCACCACCCCCAACCCCCCGCTATTCACACTCACCCACACCCTCGAACGCCGCCTCgtcctctccctcctctgCTCGTTCCTCAACACCTCCCTCACCCGCGATCCCGCCGATTCCTCTGGCCCCGGAGCCAGCGCCGGGGGGCTCGCAGGGATAGTCGGCGGGCTCGGTAAACTCGGATCACTCGGTGGGCTCGGGTTGAGGGCGGGcgaagaaagaaggacGTTGGTCAGGCTTTGTATGAGCGTCTTGCTCGTCGCATTGGATTACAAGACGGACGGGCCAACCGAGGGCGCGGTAAtgggagagggaaaggaCGAAAACGCATTTAGGTATTTCCTCTCCAAACTGCACCGCAAAGAAGACTTTACATTCATCCTCGATGGTATTCTCGCCATCCTTGCTGAATACCATGCTTCCCTTACCAACGGCTATCTACCCGGCGGCGTGGGCGTAGGTGTCGGGAAAAAGGATGTAGGGTGTTTACTTGAAACGT ATATTCTCCTGTGGCGACTTGTTGACCTGAATAAACGATTCAAAGCCCATCTCCTCGAACAATCGGGAAAGACGGTAGACTTGGTGGTGTATATCCTCGTGACTTGTTTAGAGTTGAAAGATGATCCCG CCCAAAACGGCCTTCTCCGCCTCCTATCCTACCTCCTCCAAACCCTCTCCGCCAACGAACCATTCAGTAAATCGCTCAACCAAACCATCCGGACACCTATCCCCGCGCGGTGGGGTGTTACAGGCAGTGCAGTTGATTTCATGATTGTC TCGATATACAGCATCGCAACCACCCCAGGCCTGAACCCCCTCTTCCCAGCACTAACCATCTCCATCGCCAACATCTCCCCTTACATCACGCACATCGGCGTCCAAGCCTCCGCTCGGCTGTTGGGTCTGTTTAAAGCGTTTTCAGCACCGAATTTCTTGTTGGGCGACGAGGGTCACCCGAGGTTGGTTTATTACTT ACTGGAAACATTCAACTCGGTGCTCTACCACCAACTCAACGCCAACCCGAATCTCGTATACGCCATTCTCCGATCACACAATGATTTCCAAACCCTCGCTACGTTTACGTTGATGTCCGGTTTGAGGGATATCAAGCGGAGAAAGTTTTTACGCGCTGCCG GCATCACCAATCCATCCCATACCAACCTCATCACTCGGCCGGGTAATGGGAACGGGGGGAACGGAAACGGAAACGGGATCACGTCGGATGCAGAGATGATTGCTGAAAAAGCTGCATTGTTGGGTGTCGAcccagaagaagaagacagCGTGCATCTCGCCGATGTCCAAGGACAAGGACAAGGGCATGCCAGTACGCCAGGCGAGGGCGAGGTACCATCCCTATCCACCTATCCCCCCGCCGTCACCACCCCCACCCCCACCACCGCCACGGCAGACTACTCTTCCAACCCCCCACCCCCATCACGCAGCATGTCCGAAAAAGCGCGAGGCAAGATGCGAGCGACAGAATCCACCACCTCGCTCACCACTATCAACACCAACCAGGAAGGCGGCGGCGGAGGcggaggagaagaagaagacgatgaagaagaagaattgCTGAAAATTGCAGCAGCAGGCGTGGGACCGAATGGGTACGTACCCACCCAGGAATGGGTTTCCAGCTGGCAAAAAGG TCTTCCGCTGGATCCCGTCCTCGTTGCAATCTCTGAACTGTTACCAAAAATCCAAGAAACCCAACCACTCGTTGGCGCGCCCAGTGAAAAAGTCTTCAACATCCTTAAAGACGTGGAGCTGGGAGACGTCTTGCCGCCTGCACCGCCCGTCATGCCTAGACGATTCCAGTGGTCCCCCGCATCATCTATCTGGCTCACGTCCCTTCTCTGGGGAGATATCTACGTCGCAGGTCTGACAAGTATCGGCGCATGGAAGGATACGCAAGTGAGGTTGTTCGGGATCAAGCAGGCGCCTGTCAGGGGCCGCGGTGCGCAAGTGAATAGGGTTTTGAAAATGATGGGTGTTGTTTAA
- a CDS encoding Adenosylmethionine decarboxylase, putative (Similar to TIGR gene model, INSD accession AAW40624.1), with amino-acid sequence MTAELTPSIENQALTSPGPFEGPEKLLEVWFAPSVEELPSAEEVEGKIAGGLKTRPANGNGGWQGLRKVPGEVWEEMLDIVKCKVLSMVEGDDLDAYLLSESSLFVAPHVLILKTCGTTLNLLGLYRIIEIAREYCGFSNVWRCFYSRKSFFFPERQQGPHKDWRDEVQFLDSVFGTAGAAYTVGPMNRDHWLLYLTTPNSQPILPSDPKPSTLSLPASSPSSSISAPAFSSSSTITYQDTTLEILMTHLSPTARAPFFHDSDAFASPSTTPGHVLGEAISRKLGIDELFSKEETTLDSFGFDPCGYSANAVIGSGLPVSGKDGKEGGGYFTIHVTPEEGWSYASFECNVPLPSSSSSSSSSGALAKRPDLQTLIRNVVNIFQPSRLSITLFVSTPPSSSSPGSSEAEVKAWNSFGTDLLGNEFVRKDRIGYEFDGYDLVFACFEKKGWVEPKLEFGSEVKESL; translated from the exons ATGACCGCCGAGCTCACTCCTTCCATCGAAAACCAAGCACTCACTTCCCCAGGCCCATTCGAAGGTCCCGAAAAGCTTTTGGAGGTATGGTTCGCTCCTTCTGTGGAAGAATTGCCTTCCGCCGAGGAAGTTGAGGGGAAAATTGCCGGTGGGCTTAAAACACGCCCTGCAAATGGAAATGGAGGATGGCAGGGCCTGAGGAAGGTGCCGGGAGAGGTCTGGGAGGAGATGTTGGATATTGTAAAATGCAAGGTTTTGAGTATGGTAGAAGGTGATGATTTAGATGCTTACCTCTTGTC GGAATCATCACTCTTCGTCGCGCCTCATGTGCTAATCCTCAAGACGTGCGGCACCACGCTCAATCTTCTAGGTCTTTACCGTATCATTGAGATCGCGCGAGAATACTGTGGGTTCAGCAATGTGTGGAGATGTTTCTATTCGAGAAAGagtttcttcttcccagAGAGACAGCAAGGCCCTCATAAAGATTGGAGAGACGAAGTGCAATTTCTGGACAGCGTCTTTG GAACGGCGGGTGCAGCGTACACTGTTGGTCCTATGAACAGGGATCATTGGCTCTTGTACCTCACCACTCCCAACTCCCAACCTATCCTTCCGTCTGACCCCAAACCTTCTACCCTTTCTCTCCCAgcctcttccccttcttcctctaTTTCCGCTCCCGCgttctcctcctcctccaccatcACATACCAAGATACCACTCTCGAAATCCTCATGACCCACCTCTCCCCCACTGCCCGCGCTCCCTTTTTCCACGACTCAGACGCCTTCGCCTCCCCCTCTACCACCCCAGGCCATGTGCTCGGTGAGGCCATCTCCCGGAAGCTTGGGATCGATGAACTTTTCTCAAAGGAAGAGACGACTTTGGATTCGTTTGGGTTTGATCCCTGCGGGTATAGCGCGAATGCGGTGATTGGGAGTGGACTGCCTGTTTCGGGGAAGGATGGCAAGGAAGGAGGGGGCTACTTTACGATTCATGTGACTCCTGAGGAAGGATGGTCGTACGCTTCGTTCGAGTGCAACgtccctcttccttcttcgtcctcctcctcttcttcgtcggGCGCACTCGCCAAGAGACCAGACTTGCAAACACTTATCCGTAACGTTGTCAACATCTTCCAACCCTCTCGTTTATCCATCACGCTCTTCGTCTCCACccctccatcatcttcttctcctgGCTCGAGCGAAGCAGAAGTCAAAGCTTGGAACTCGTTTGGAACCGACCTTTTGGGTAATGAGTTTGTGCGCAAGGACAGGATAGGGTACGAATTTGATGGGTATGATTTGGTGTTTGCTTGttttgagaagaagggctGGGTGGAGCCAAAGTTGGAGTTTGGATCCGAGGTCAAGGAGAGTTTATGA
- a CDS encoding Holocytochrome-c synthase, putative (Similar to TIGR gene model, INSD accession AAW40625.1), with protein MWPFSSTTTPSPAADQSQQHPSAAASADQCPVDHTARQAWLANNPSTPHPFHPSASEGSLSSPSAGLSQSRVISSIPRGSTSSSPSAPASASTPAAAAGPSSSGPSSSTAGAESGHAQPQQDANGNWIYPSEQQFFNAMLRKKHNPRPQDMRTIVPIHNAVNERAWEEILKWESQWPSEKCGGPRLVSFVGRPKERTPKAWVKTALGYTPPFDRHDWIVDRCGTHVRYVIDFYTGRQTEGPGKMAFYLDVRPAIDDWEGIKTRVKGWWS; from the exons ATGTGGCCAttctcctccaccaccaccccTTCTCCCGCTGCAGATCAGTCTCAGCAACATCCTTCGGCTGCAGCTTCTGCCGATCAATGTCCGGTGGATCACACGGCTCGTCAAGCATGGCTCGCAAACAATCCATCTACACCTCATCCTTTCCACCCGTCTGCTTCTGAAGGATCTTTATCGTCCCCTTCTGCAGGACTTTCGCAGTCAAGGGTCATTTCCTCTATACCTAGAGGATCGacgtcttcttctccttccgCTCCTGCTTCTGCGTCTACACCTGCTGCCGCCGCCGGACCTTCATCATCAGGCCCAAGCAGCTCTACTGCAGGTGCTGAATCGGGACATGCCCAACCGCAACAAGATGCGAATGGCAATTGGATCTACCCTTCTGAACAACAGTTCTTCAATGCCATGCTCCGTAAAAAACATAACCCCCGTCCTCAAGATATGCGGACAATCGTACCGATTCATAATGCGGTAAATGAGAGGGCCTGGGAGGAGATTTTGAAGTGGGAAAGTCAGTGGCCGAGTGAGAAATGTGGAGGACCGAGGCTAGTTAGTTTTGTGGGGAGACCGAAGGAGAGGACGCCAAAGGCTTGGGTGAAGACTGCTCTAGG TTACACCCCGCCATTCGACAGACACGATTGGATAGTAGACCGATGTGGTACCCACGTCCGCTACGTTATCGATTTCTACACTGGCCGACAGACGGAGGGTCCCGGGAAAATGGCTTTTTACCTGGATGTGAGACCGGCGATCGATGATTGGGAAGGGATTAAGACGAGGGTAAAGGGATGGTGGAGCTAA
- a CDS encoding uncharacterized protein (Similar to TIGR gene model, INSD accession AAW40626) — protein MLTRTPQPPPTNAHAYATQSHSSKAFNTPDSDIVPSILYVDPSSTSSSHPTRGRTHSRTYEWYEAYQSEREKRRGSKGSTKSTSSSGSGRGRRRSDELEVVDPQTISLHHTLPNVEDEVKISSTPILYLPPLLSPLPEHDHNHGHGHDHHEHPHVEVKEIAQLTDARQALSESNEPVDPLRDFSTRLPHIDPASLALHQALHHFKPLSNAYASLPYDKAFNWSSLNLPKSTEREWYCVVFRSRRKPESANLSLYKADREAHEEAVKNGGLIMYWYGVPDETGLNLATCIWQSRRHAIKAISGPKHISAMKQTKGAYETYSLERWVLSTEVGNREVKLRKWDGDEVGW, from the exons ATGCTCACACGCACACCTCAACCGCCTCCTACCAACGCCCATGCTTATGCTACTCAGTCGCACTCCTCCAAAGCCTTCAACACTCCCGACTCAGACATTGTTCCCTCCATTCTCTATGTCGACCCCTCATCCACTTCAAGTTCACATCCCACAAGGGGCAGAACACATTCGAGGACGTATGAGTGGTATGAAGCTTACCAATCCGAGCGAGAAAAGAGACGAGGGAGCAAGGGTTCGACCAAATCTACTTCGAGCAGTGGGAGCGGGAGGGGCAGGAGAAGGAGTGACGAATTGGAAGTTGTTGATCCACAGACTATCAGCTTGCATCACACTCTGCCCAATGTAGAAGATGAGGTGAAGATTTCTTCCACTCCGATCTTGtatcttcctcctctcttATCTCCCTTACCCGAACATGACCACAACCACGGCCATGGTCACGATCACCATGAGCATCCCCACGTAGAAGTCAAAGAAATTGCCCAACTCACCGACGCTCGTCAAGCCCTTTCTGAGTCCAACGAGCCAGTCGATCCTCTCCGAGACTTTTCCACGCGATTACCTCACATTGATCCGGCGAGCCTTGCCCTTCATCAAGCGTTACATCACTTCAAACCGTTGAGTAATGCCTATGCCTCCTTGCCTTATGACAAAGCCTTCAACTGGTCATCCCTA AATCTACCCAAATCTACTGAAAGGGAATGGTACTGTGTAGTCTTCCGCTCTCGTCGCAAACCCGAATCTGCCAACTTGTCCCTCTACAAAGCCGACCGCGAAGCACACGAGGAGGCAGTAAAGAACGGAGGGTTGATCATGTATTGGTACGGTGTTCCTGATGAGACCGGGTTGAACTTGGCTACTTGCATCTGGCAATC TCGACGACATGCGATAAAAGCTATCTCTGGGCCAAAACATATCTCAGCAATGAAGCAAACCAAGGGCGCATATGAGACATATAGTCTGGAGCGATGGGTGTTGAGTACGGAGGTTGGGAATCGAGAGGTTAAGTTGCGCAAGTGGGATGGAGATGAGGTAGGATGGTAA